A window of Bacillus sp. DX3.1 genomic DNA:
ATGCAATCATATGGGAAGCAACATTTTGAATGTCGTAATGTTTGATTTGCTCTGGACTTTCTGTTTTACCGTGCCCAACAAGATCCACTACAATGACTTGAAACCGTTTACTCCACAAAGGAATGAATGTACGCCATGTTTCCATACTACCCGTAAAACCATGAAGAAGCAGAAGGGGTGATCCACTCCCTACCACTTCATATTCATACATGACACCTTTTAAGGTTACATTCATTTTGCGTCACCTTGTAATGTTTCGGTAATTGTCTTTACTATATTAGTCCATAACTTACGATGCAACTGTAAATTCTCTTCTCGGTTCGTACAAAGTTCCACAACATGTAAACCTTCTTCTGTTGTTCCTTTTTGTACTTCTTCGCGAAACGCCTCCCAGCCATTTATACGCTCAAATGACCCACCATACATTTTCACAACATGCTCATAATCAAGTCCAAGCGGTGTCCCAAATAATGCTTCAAAGTGTTCCTTTTTCTCATATTGCGGTAAAAAGGAGAAAATTCCGCCACCATCATTATTTACAACAACAATGGTTATATTTAACTGCTGTAATTTTGCTGCAAGTAACCCATTTAAATCGTGATAAAATGCTAAATCGCCGACAACTAATACAAGTGGTTCACAAACAGTGCTCGCACCTAATGCTGTAGAAATAATACCATCAATACCATTCACACCACGGTTTGCCATCACATTGATCTGTTTATTTGTTGTAAAGAAGAACGTATCTGTGTCACGTATCGGCATACTATTGCTCACAAATAAAGTCGCTTTCTCTGGTAAAACATGTATAAGATCTGTAATCACTTTTCCTTCAAATGCTGTTTCGTATGTTTCAACTTCACGAAGTTGTTCCTTCGTTTTTTCGTTTATATGTTGCCACATCTGGAACCAATCATTCTCTTCTCTCTTAGCAATGCTGCTTGCAAGTTGGTTACAAAACTCTACATCATTTGCACATATCACTTCCGTTGCCATAAGAGCAGGATCTCGCCATTTTCCTGATTCATCCACAACGATATGCAGCGCTTCCTTCTGTTTCTTAACATATTGCGTTAATGCCTTAGAAACCGGCATACCACCGAAACGAATAATAACATCAGGCTTCCATGTATCACGCAGCACTTCATTTCGTAAGAATGTATCATAACAATCCATCACCATTGTTTTATCGTGATTACCGCTACGAATTCCAGATAACGGATCTGCAACAATTGGATAACCAACTTGCTCCGCAAATCTCACAACAGCTTCAGCAATCTCTCGGTGACTATTATCTCCACAAATAATAAGCCCCTTTTTCATACTTGAAAGGCGCTCTGTAAGAGAATTTACATATTCACTCTTCATCGTCATGTTTCCTTGATGAACTGCCCCTGTATATTCACCTCGACCTTTTTCCCATAAATTCTCTAAAGAGAAATCTGGAATTAACGGCTCACGAAGTGGAAAATTAATATGGACAGGTCCCTTTGGTGTAAAGCATGCGCTTGCAACAGCACGCCCAGCTGTCATACGGGCATAATGATACATCGGTTCTGACGCTTCCGGAAGAGCCATCTCCATAAACTGTTTCACAAAGGAGCCATATAAATTCAGCTGATTCATCGCCTGCGGTGCTCCCACATCTCGCAATTCATGCGGTCTATCTGCTGTTAATACAAGTAGCGGTACTCGTGAATGAAACGCTTCACAAATAGCCGGATAATAGTTCGCTGCCGCTGTTCCTGATGTACATAAAATCGCTACAGGACGTTTCTTCGCTTTCGCGATACCGAGCGCGAAAAAGGCAGCTGATCGTTCATCCACATGCAAATAGGTTTTAATTTGTTTATGCTGCGCCATTAGCAAAGCAAGCGGTGTTGACCGCGAACCTGGACTAATAACAACATCGCATACATGTAGGCGCGCTAATTCATCGACAAACGCGCCTAAGTAATAAGACAATGCTTCTACATGTTTCGTCATTTCTTTAATTCCTCCAAAGCATTAAGCATCGGTCTAAATTTTAAACTTGTTTCTTCATATTCAAGCTGCGGAACTGAATCAATAACAATACCACAGCCAGCAAATAAGGATGCCTTGTCAGCCTGCAATAATCCGCAGCGCAAAGCCACTGCAAATTCACCATTTCCTTGATCATCCAGCCAGCCAATTGGAGCGCCATATAACCCTCGATCTAGCAACTCTACATCACGAATAAGCTGCATTGCTTCTAATCGTGGTGTACCACCAAGTGCTGGTGTTGGATGAAGTTCTTCCACCATCGTAAGCAATGGTACATTACCTGTTGCTTGAACAGGTGTATATAAATGAAGTAAGTTCTTTGTTGTCAATAAACCTGGATGCTCAGGAATATCCACCGAATCGCAATGCTCTTTTAATACACTGCGAATCATGTTTACTACATAACCGTGCTCTGCCAAATTCTTTTCATCATGAAGAAGTGCATCACCATTGTGCTGTTGTTCTTCTATAGAAGTGCCGTGAGCCATCGAACCAGCAAGACACATAGATGTAAATGTCTCACCTTCTTTTCGAATCAATCGCTCTGGCGTTGCCCCTAAGAAACAAGCACCTTTATAATCAAAGGAAAATACATAACAATCTGGTTGTCCCATGCGAAGCGCTTGCAAAACATGAGCGGAATCCATACTTTGATCCATCATTAATTGTAGTTCCCTTGCCAACACAACCTTCTGTACGTTATCTTTCTTCATTTCTTCCTGCACGTTTACAATTGCTTGCATCCATTGCTTTGGATTTACTTCTAATGTAGAAGTTATATTTACCTTTACTTCCACAAGCGGTTGTTTACTCTCCTGTAGAATCTGCTCTTCTAATGAGACGACCTCTTCATAAATTGTCTCCGCACAATCTTCAGCTGAAACAAATCGATTCATTGTTAGCCATGCTTTTTCATTTTTTACTGTTAATAGAAAAGCTGGTAACAACAATGTTGTGTCCTGAAATTCTTTCCAAAGACCTGTTTGCTCTTTTTGTGGATCAAATGAAAAGCCACCGAATAAAAGCGGACCCGTTCCAAATTCATATGCTTCTCGGTGAATCATTGCTTTTTCCAGCACCTTTTCCCACTGTTCACGAGCATTTCGAAAGCGCTTTTCAGCAGAGTTTGCTATAGTGAAAGCAGAACCAATTCCAGCAAAAACCACATGCTGAGCTGGGTCTGCGAAATAACATCTATTTTCATATGCAACTTGTTTCCCTGCTGCATAGAAAAGAAGCGGGTCCGTCCATTCTATCTGTTTTACAAAACTGACCAATATTTTTTCATCAGTCGCACATTTAATAGCTGTAAGAAGCACTTCTTGTAAGTCTTTTTGTTTCGTTTGAATCACAAAGTCTCCCCCCCTATGGGCGAAAAATAGTCATAAATACGCTTGATTTTAAGATACACCTCAAACGAAAGTTGTGTCAATGTTTAGCATTTCTGAGAAATTCGTGTTTTCTTCCTAAAAAATAAACGTTGACACTAAATGATGCTTTTCCTACACTTAATTGTGTACTTTATGTGACAGGAGGATTCTATATGGAAATGAAAATGGAAACGAACTCCTCTCCTATGCTCCCAAAGCCAGATAAACAAACTGGTTGGCGCATTTGGTGGAGTTTATTACGTCCTCATACATTAACAGCCGCTTTTGTTCCTGTTTTTATCGGAACAGCTTTTGCAATGCAAGTAGAGGGCATAAATCAAATACATCTTCCTCTTTTCTTTATCATGCTTCTCGCTTGTCTCCTCATTCAAGCAGCGACAAACATGTTTAATGAATACTTTGATTATAAAAGAGGTTTAGATCATGAAGGTTCGGTTGGCATCGGCGGCGCAATTGTCCGCGATGGCATTCCCCCAAAAACAGTGCTCAATTTAGCATTTGGATTCTTTGGTATCGCTATTTTATTAGGAGTTTACATTTGTATGAACTCCAGTTGGTGGCTTGCTGCAATCGGTCTTGTTTGTATGGCAGTCGCTTATCTTTATACGGGCGGTCCCCTTCCAATTGCCTACACGCCGTTTGGAGAACTAACAGCCGGATTATTTATGGGCGTTATTATTATTGGAATTTCATTTTTTATTCAAACGGGAACCGTAACATCAGAAGTGGTATTACTTTCTATCCCAAATGCAATTTTAATCGGATCAATTTTACTTTCCAATAATATTCGTGATTTAGATGGAGATAAAGAAAATGGTCGTAATACATTAGCCATTATCGTGGGTCGTAACAATGCAATCGGTGTCCTTGCATCGATGTTTATCATCTCCTATATTTGGACCATTGCTCTGATCCTTGTCGGAATCGTGTCACCGTGGATGCTTATCGTTTTCCTTAGTGCTCCGAAAGCATTCAAAGCAACAAAAGGCTTTATCGGCAAAAGCATTCCAATGGAAATGGTACCTGCCATGATTGCAACAGCAAAAACAAATACAATCTTTGGATTTTTAATGGGGATTGGTTTATTACTTGGATATTTCCTATAAAAAAGGGGCGACTTCGCTCCTTTTTTTTGAATTCATAATTCCCGCATTCCAGCCCATACTACATAAGGAAACCGAATTGTAGGAAGGTGGACATTATGTTAACTCCACAACAGCTAAATCATTTTAAAAACATTTTAGAAAAACAACAACAAGAACTGGAACAAACTTTGCAAAATCATGAGAGTGAAGACCGGGCATCCGAACGTGAATCTGTTGGGGAATTATCTGCCTACGACAATCATCCAGGTGATATGGGTACCGAATTATATGAACGAGAAAAAGATTTAGGACTCGTTGAATTTTGGCATAAACAACTGCAAGATACAAAACATGCCCTGCAAAGCATACAGGCGGGCACATACGGGATTTGTGAAGTATCCGGCGAATCAATCCCATTGGAACGATTAGAAGCAATGCCCACTGCAACAACTTGTATAGAACATACGCATAATAAATTAATTTTAGGAGCACGTCCAATTGAAGAAGAATTAGTAGAGCCACCGTTTGGTAAATATGATATGGACAGCGCTGTTGGATACGATGCAGAAGATGCTTGGCAAGATGTTGCTTTATACGGAACGTCAGAAACACCATCTGATTTGGAACGCCGCGATTCCAAAAACTTCGATGAAATGTATGTAGATGCGGAAGAACCACGTGGTTATGTAGAAGATTTCGAGAATTTTATCGGAACAGATATGTATGGAAAGAACCCACAAGTGTATGCAACAGAAGAACATGAAGAGTATGAACAAATGCTTGATGATTTTGAGGAAAGAACATATAAAGGTGAACTTTCTTCGGATGAATC
This region includes:
- a CDS encoding 1,4-dihydroxy-2-naphthoate polyprenyltransferase; amino-acid sequence: MEMKMETNSSPMLPKPDKQTGWRIWWSLLRPHTLTAAFVPVFIGTAFAMQVEGINQIHLPLFFIMLLACLLIQAATNMFNEYFDYKRGLDHEGSVGIGGAIVRDGIPPKTVLNLAFGFFGIAILLGVYICMNSSWWLAAIGLVCMAVAYLYTGGPLPIAYTPFGELTAGLFMGVIIIGISFFIQTGTVTSEVVLLSIPNAILIGSILLSNNIRDLDGDKENGRNTLAIIVGRNNAIGVLASMFIISYIWTIALILVGIVSPWMLIVFLSAPKAFKATKGFIGKSIPMEMVPAMIATAKTNTIFGFLMGIGLLLGYFL
- the menD gene encoding 2-succinyl-5-enolpyruvyl-6-hydroxy-3-cyclohexene-1-carboxylic-acid synthase — encoded protein: MTKHVEALSYYLGAFVDELARLHVCDVVISPGSRSTPLALLMAQHKQIKTYLHVDERSAAFFALGIAKAKKRPVAILCTSGTAAANYYPAICEAFHSRVPLLVLTADRPHELRDVGAPQAMNQLNLYGSFVKQFMEMALPEASEPMYHYARMTAGRAVASACFTPKGPVHINFPLREPLIPDFSLENLWEKGRGEYTGAVHQGNMTMKSEYVNSLTERLSSMKKGLIICGDNSHREIAEAVVRFAEQVGYPIVADPLSGIRSGNHDKTMVMDCYDTFLRNEVLRDTWKPDVIIRFGGMPVSKALTQYVKKQKEALHIVVDESGKWRDPALMATEVICANDVEFCNQLASSIAKREENDWFQMWQHINEKTKEQLREVETYETAFEGKVITDLIHVLPEKATLFVSNSMPIRDTDTFFFTTNKQINVMANRGVNGIDGIISTALGASTVCEPLVLVVGDLAFYHDLNGLLAAKLQQLNITIVVVNNDGGGIFSFLPQYEKKEHFEALFGTPLGLDYEHVVKMYGGSFERINGWEAFREEVQKGTTEEGLHVVELCTNREENLQLHRKLWTNIVKTITETLQGDAK
- a CDS encoding isochorismate synthase, producing the protein MIQTKQKDLQEVLLTAIKCATDEKILVSFVKQIEWTDPLLFYAAGKQVAYENRCYFADPAQHVVFAGIGSAFTIANSAEKRFRNAREQWEKVLEKAMIHREAYEFGTGPLLFGGFSFDPQKEQTGLWKEFQDTTLLLPAFLLTVKNEKAWLTMNRFVSAEDCAETIYEEVVSLEEQILQESKQPLVEVKVNITSTLEVNPKQWMQAIVNVQEEMKKDNVQKVVLARELQLMMDQSMDSAHVLQALRMGQPDCYVFSFDYKGACFLGATPERLIRKEGETFTSMCLAGSMAHGTSIEEQQHNGDALLHDEKNLAEHGYVVNMIRSVLKEHCDSVDIPEHPGLLTTKNLLHLYTPVQATGNVPLLTMVEELHPTPALGGTPRLEAMQLIRDVELLDRGLYGAPIGWLDDQGNGEFAVALRCGLLQADKASLFAGCGIVIDSVPQLEYEETSLKFRPMLNALEELKK
- a CDS encoding TraR/DksA C4-type zinc finger protein, with amino-acid sequence MLTPQQLNHFKNILEKQQQELEQTLQNHESEDRASERESVGELSAYDNHPGDMGTELYEREKDLGLVEFWHKQLQDTKHALQSIQAGTYGICEVSGESIPLERLEAMPTATTCIEHTHNKLILGARPIEEELVEPPFGKYDMDSAVGYDAEDAWQDVALYGTSETPSDLERRDSKNFDEMYVDAEEPRGYVEDFENFIGTDMYGKNPQVYATEEHEEYEQMLDDFEERTYKGELSSDESGSKS